A region of Paenimyroides aestuarii DNA encodes the following proteins:
- a CDS encoding EamA family transporter, which yields MYALIISLLSSLAVGFYIKYLKIKNIKDLFLFVFANYIVAIVLTFVLFNAQINTTNIIKAFSVNTVVLGMLMPTIFYILNKSLQLSGLAKTDIFQRMSLIIPVLLSFFIFNEIFTWNKLVAIALSFISIVLLLYKKSTKDGKFNIIYLLAVFIGYGIIDTLFKILATNKTIPYIVSLFVIFIICGFVSLLYLLFSKGSAHFKNFLYGTLLGLLNFSNIYFYMKAHKIFFETPTLVFITMNLGVIIGGTFIGKFYFKEKISKSALIGIFTAIISVVLLALIQLHIL from the coding sequence ATGTACGCATTAATCATAAGCTTGCTCTCGTCATTAGCTGTCGGTTTTTATATTAAATATCTGAAAATCAAAAATATAAAAGATTTATTTTTGTTCGTTTTTGCAAATTATATTGTTGCAATTGTTTTAACATTCGTACTTTTTAATGCGCAAATCAATACTACAAACATCATCAAGGCATTTTCGGTAAACACAGTTGTTTTAGGAATGTTAATGCCAACTATTTTTTATATCCTCAACAAATCTTTGCAATTATCTGGTTTAGCCAAAACTGATATTTTTCAAAGAATGTCGCTTATTATACCGGTATTGCTGAGTTTTTTTATTTTTAATGAAATTTTCACATGGAACAAACTTGTCGCAATTGCCTTATCTTTTATTAGTATAGTGTTGCTTTTGTATAAAAAATCCACAAAAGATGGAAAATTCAACATTATTTACCTTTTAGCAGTTTTCATAGGATATGGAATAATTGATACTTTATTTAAAATTTTAGCCACCAATAAAACCATACCTTATATTGTATCACTATTTGTAATATTTATAATTTGCGGTTTTGTTTCTTTATTATACTTGCTTTTTAGCAAAGGAAGTGCACATTTTAAAAATTTCTTGTATGGAACTTTACTAGGTCTTTTAAATTTCAGCAATATCTATTTTTATATGAAAGCTCACAAAATTTTCTTTGAAACCCCTACTCTAGTATTTATCACTATGAATTTGGGTGTAATAATCGGCGGAACGTTTATAGGAAAATTTTATTTCAAAGAAAAAATATCTAAATCCGCTTTAATAGGTATATTTACAGCAATAATTAGCGTTGTTTTATTAGCATTAATCCAACTTCATATTCTTTAA
- a CDS encoding NUDIX hydrolase has translation MKYPPKIFVTVDVVLCRKIDNQYEILLIQRLNEPFQNYWALPGGFVDENEELEAAAKRELFEETDIQLYQVKQIKAYGSPQRDPRSHTISIAFYGEIDNLAVAKAKDDAKNIKWFPIHELPVLAFDHAEIIRDAEEKFLIR, from the coding sequence ATGAAATATCCACCAAAAATATTTGTTACTGTTGATGTAGTTTTATGTCGAAAGATTGATAATCAGTATGAAATTTTGCTCATTCAACGATTAAATGAGCCTTTTCAAAATTATTGGGCGTTGCCAGGCGGTTTTGTAGATGAAAACGAAGAATTGGAAGCGGCAGCCAAACGAGAATTATTCGAAGAAACCGATATACAACTTTATCAAGTAAAACAAATAAAAGCTTACGGAAGCCCACAACGCGACCCCAGAAGCCACACTATATCTATTGCTTTTTATGGGGAAATTGATAATTTGGCGGTAGCAAAAGCGAAAGACGATGCTAAGAATATAAAATGGTTTCCCATCCATGAACTGCCCGTTTTAGCATTTGATCATGCAGAAATAATTCGCGATGCAGAGGAAAAGTTTTTAATTCGATAA
- a CDS encoding Smr/MutS family protein yields MNHNIEIGSFVEVLDENFKGKVVQINNNEAVILTNDGFELSYFLHQLIPAVDDFLIKQGSSYGAIESAKMQKITKNHHRVNTDKKTKKDEVVLEIDLHIEKLVKSFKHLTNFDILNIQVDTARRQLEFAIANRIPKIVFIHGMGEGVLKTELEYLFGRYPEITFQDANYRKYGLGATEIYIKQNVNL; encoded by the coding sequence ATGAATCATAATATTGAAATTGGAAGCTTCGTAGAAGTTTTAGATGAAAATTTTAAGGGGAAAGTTGTACAAATAAATAACAACGAAGCCGTTATTTTAACAAATGATGGATTTGAACTTTCGTACTTTTTGCATCAACTAATTCCTGCTGTAGATGATTTTTTGATAAAACAAGGGTCAAGCTACGGAGCTATTGAGTCGGCCAAGATGCAAAAAATCACTAAAAATCATCACAGAGTTAATACCGATAAAAAAACAAAAAAAGACGAAGTTGTTTTAGAGATCGACTTGCATATTGAAAAGCTTGTAAAAAGTTTTAAACACTTAACCAATTTCGATATTCTGAATATTCAAGTTGATACCGCTCGTAGGCAATTAGAATTTGCTATTGCAAACCGCATTCCCAAAATAGTTTTTATCCATGGAATGGGAGAGGGGGTTTTGAAAACCGAATTAGAGTATTTGTTTGGTCGATATCCCGAAATTACTTTTCAAGATGCCAACTACCGCAAATACGGTTTAGGAGCAACTGAAATATACATTAAACAAAATGTCAATCTATAA
- a CDS encoding DUF2752 domain-containing protein, with amino-acid sequence MEEYMLPCMHKKLFGVECMGCGTQRAAYMVTQGDFVGAFKMYPAIYTTALLFAFILLHFIDKKRKYHKIIIFLAILNAIIMVFAYIYKRI; translated from the coding sequence ATGGAAGAATACATGTTGCCTTGCATGCACAAAAAACTTTTTGGCGTAGAATGTATGGGGTGCGGCACGCAAAGAGCTGCTTATATGGTTACTCAAGGTGATTTTGTTGGAGCTTTTAAAATGTATCCGGCTATTTATACTACTGCTTTGTTATTTGCATTTATCTTGTTGCATTTTATTGACAAGAAAAGAAAATACCATAAAATAATTATTTTTCTAGCGATACTCAACGCAATTATTATGGTATTTGCTTATATTTACAAACGAATATAA
- a CDS encoding CCC motif membrane protein: MENYQNPSDPQNYQNSGFNNGNNNIVPSNLPNATAVLVLGILSIIGCCFYGIGVVFGIIALVLASKDMKLYKSNPNAYTNYSTLNTGRILAIIGIVLFIVSIIILLAMGSIVGWDALFNEELAKQRMEEWMQQNQ; this comes from the coding sequence ATGGAAAATTATCAAAACCCAAGTGATCCGCAAAATTATCAAAACTCTGGTTTTAACAATGGAAACAATAATATAGTTCCCTCAAACTTACCAAACGCAACAGCCGTTTTAGTTTTAGGTATTTTATCTATCATTGGATGTTGTTTTTATGGTATAGGTGTTGTTTTTGGAATTATCGCATTAGTTTTAGCAAGCAAGGATATGAAATTATATAAAAGTAATCCAAATGCTTACACGAACTATTCAACGTTGAATACGGGTAGAATTTTAGCAATTATTGGAATTGTATTATTTATAGTTTCGATTATAATTTTATTAGCAATGGGATCTATTGTTGGTTGGGATGCTTTATTCAATGAAGAATTAGCAAAACAACGCATGGAAGAATGGATGCAACAAAATCAGTAA